A DNA window from Bacteroidota bacterium contains the following coding sequences:
- a CDS encoding DUF6508 domain-containing protein yields the protein MTELEEFEKQIYKLTLNDWKELFVLIPVIESSKEFIRSGGIIEDENDPDNFKITPIIESKIVLDFEKIMYKLKLVIPFNWTEWDEGREIVNKGNYTNLDTITLLKILTAFIRNNRFCDGALAGRFKDRSIEIILNEIKKNIEQ from the coding sequence ATGACTGAATTAGAAGAGTTTGAAAAACAAATATACAAACTAACATTAAATGATTGGAAAGAACTGTTTGTATTAATTCCTGTTATTGAATCAAGTAAAGAGTTTATTAGAAGTGGTGGTATAATAGAAGATGAAAATGACCCTGACAATTTTAAAATAACACCAATAATTGAGTCCAAAATAGTGTTAGACTTCGAGAAGATAATGTACAAACTTAAATTAGTTATTCCTTTCAATTGGACAGAATGGGATGAAGGCAGAGAGATTGTTAATAAAGGAAATTATACCAATTTAGACACTATAACACTTTTAAAAATCCTAACAGCATTTATAAGAAATAATAGATTCTGTGATGGTGCATTGGCAGGAAGATTTAAAGATAGATCAATAGAAATAATACTAAACGAGATAAAGAAAAATATTGAACAATAA